The proteins below come from a single Anaerolineae bacterium genomic window:
- the groEL gene encoding chaperonin GroEL (60 kDa chaperone family; promotes refolding of misfolded polypeptides especially under stressful conditions; forms two stacked rings of heptamers to form a barrel-shaped 14mer; ends can be capped by GroES; misfolded proteins enter the barrel where they are refolded when GroES binds; many bacteria have multiple copies of the groEL gene which are active under different environmental conditions; the B.japonicum protein in this cluster is expressed constitutively; in Rhodobacter, Corynebacterium and Rhizobium this protein is essential for growth), whose amino-acid sequence MAAKQLVFAEEARRNLKIGVDILANAVRTTLGPKGRNVALDKKWGAPTITHDGVTVAKEIELQDPYQNMGA is encoded by the coding sequence ATGGCGGCTAAGCAATTGGTGTTCGCAGAGGAAGCGCGAAGGAACCTCAAGATCGGGGTGGACATTCTGGCGAATGCGGTGAGGACGACCTTGGGTCCCAAGGGGCGGAATGTGGCCCTGGACAAGAAGTGGGGTGCTCCCACCATCACCCATGATGGCGTCACGGTGGCCAAGGAGATCGAGCTGCAGGATCCCTATCAGAACATGGGGGCGC
- the groES gene encoding co-chaperone GroES, whose protein sequence is MAELKLRPLGDRVVVEPIEEEERTAGGIILPETAKERPQQGKVIAVGPGARNEDGERIAMDVKLGDRVLFAKYAGTEVKLSSNHKVLVLRESDILAVIEES, encoded by the coding sequence ATGGCAGAACTCAAGCTTCGTCCGTTAGGCGATCGCGTGGTGGTTGAACCTATTGAAGAGGAGGAACGCACCGCCGGCGGCATCATCCTGCCCGAGACGGCCAAAGAGAGGCCACAACAGGGCAAGGTGATCGCGGTAGGGCCAGGAGCCCGTAACGAGGATGGGGAACGGATCGCCATGGACGTAAAGTTGGGCGACCGGGTCCTATTCGCCAAATACGCGGGCACAGAGGTCAAGCTGAGCAGCAATCATAAAGTGCTGGTTCTGCGAGAGTCCGACATCTTGGCTGTCATCGAGGAGAGCTGA